A region from the Rufibacter sp. DG15C genome encodes:
- a CDS encoding AI-2E family transporter produces the protein MTNSDSFYKKATLILLGIILLVYVLFTLADILVPIAFSLLLAILLNPLNNRLLKLRVPKVLAILLTLLFALLVIGTILYLLSTQILQFGEMLPTLKQKFTQILTDLQHYMETAFGVSIQKQTQFLKDTASGGKALVGRTVSSVLGIFSLLFLIPVYIFLFLLYKPLILNFLFEVFSSKNTRYVADILHETKTAIQSYIVGILIEASIVAVMNSVALMLLGVPYAILLGVIGAILNMIPYIGGVIAIALPVLMATVTKDGYSTQLGILGAYALIQFIDNNILVPRIVSSKVQINALISILAVLLGGALWGVSGMFLSIPFVAVLKIIFDRIDYLQPWGKLLGDQIPESYPGQVPAVPKIVTEKKIL, from the coding sequence ATGACAAACTCTGACTCCTTTTACAAGAAAGCGACCCTCATTCTGTTGGGTATTATTTTGTTGGTGTATGTGCTCTTTACCTTGGCAGATATTCTGGTACCCATCGCGTTCTCCTTGCTGTTGGCCATTCTGCTTAACCCTTTAAACAACAGGTTGCTAAAGCTGAGGGTGCCTAAGGTGCTGGCCATCTTGCTCACGCTGCTATTTGCCTTGTTGGTGATAGGAACCATCTTGTATCTGCTCTCCACCCAGATTCTGCAGTTCGGGGAGATGCTGCCTACGTTAAAGCAAAAGTTTACCCAGATTCTGACGGATTTGCAGCACTACATGGAGACTGCGTTTGGGGTGAGTATCCAGAAGCAGACCCAGTTCCTGAAGGATACGGCCAGCGGCGGAAAAGCCTTGGTGGGAAGGACGGTGAGTAGCGTGCTGGGGATTTTCAGTCTGCTGTTCCTGATACCGGTCTATATCTTCCTGTTTCTGCTGTACAAGCCCCTGATTTTGAATTTCTTGTTTGAGGTGTTCTCGTCTAAAAACACCCGGTACGTGGCAGACATTTTACATGAGACCAAGACCGCCATCCAGAGTTACATTGTAGGTATTTTGATTGAGGCTTCCATTGTGGCGGTGATGAACTCCGTGGCTTTGATGCTCTTGGGGGTGCCGTATGCCATCCTGTTGGGCGTGATTGGCGCCATCCTTAACATGATTCCTTACATTGGAGGCGTGATTGCCATCGCGCTGCCCGTACTCATGGCCACCGTCACCAAAGACGGCTATTCTACCCAGCTAGGAATCTTAGGCGCCTACGCCCTTATCCAGTTCATAGACAACAATATTCTGGTGCCCAGGATTGTATCCTCTAAAGTGCAGATTAATGCGCTGATTTCCATTCTGGCGGTGTTGCTAGGAGGGGCGTTGTGGGGCGTGTCTGGGATGTTTCTCTCCATTCCGTTTGTGGCGGTCCTTAAAATCATATTCGACCGGATTGACTACCTGCAACCCTGGGGCAAACTGTTAGGTGATCAGATACCCGAATCTTATCCGGGACAAGTGCCGGCAGTCCCTAAGATAGTCACCGAAAAGAAAATCCTTTAA
- the bglX gene encoding beta-glucosidase BglX, whose product MRKLPLALVLSLGLMVPQVNAQKAKSKKAPSTTVQQKTKPVNPAEMKKFIDALMAKMTLEEKIGQLNLVSVGFTVTGPVVSENVDENITKGLVGGVFNTFTPIAVRKLQEKALNQSRLKIPLIFGYDVIHGHRTIFPMPIALAGSWDLAAIERSARIAGDEASADGLNWVFSPMVDISRDPRWGRIAESSGEDTWLGSQVAMAMVRGYQGNDLAAYNTVMACVKHFALYGAAEAGRDYNTTDMSDRRMMDEYLPPYKAALDAGAGSVMTSFNDINGVPATGNKWLMTDLLRKQWGFNGFVVTDYTAINEMIPHGMGKNEYDVAKLALDAGVDMDMVGEVYLKELNKLVKDGKVTQAQIDVACRRILEAKYKLGLFDDPYRYANEQRAKETLLKKEYRDAARDIARRTLVLLKNQNQTLPLKKTASIALVGPLVKSQIDQLGNWNGAGDWKQAISVEQGIRNVAGPNVRITYAKGANVADDTLMIKRLNAHGGQIEIDKRSPEEMIREAVAAAQKADVVVAVVGETQGMSGEASSRADITLPGRQLDLLKALKATGKPLVVVLMNGRPLALKWENDNADAMLETWFAGTEGGNAIADVLYGNYNPSAKITATFPQSVGQVPIYYSQKNTGRPYAGDLLDKYKSRYLDVPNVPLYPFGYGLSYTTFSYSAPTVSTSTLKAGSSLTVTVQVKNTGNYDGEEVVQLYVQDLVGSVSRPVKELKGFKKVFLKKGEAQTVTFTLSENDLRFHDLNMKYVAEPGEFKVYVGTNSSEVQSISFTLVK is encoded by the coding sequence ATGAGAAAACTACCCCTAGCCTTAGTGTTGTCTTTGGGATTAATGGTCCCGCAGGTGAACGCCCAGAAAGCGAAGTCTAAGAAAGCCCCGTCTACTACGGTACAGCAGAAAACAAAGCCCGTCAATCCTGCTGAGATGAAGAAATTCATTGATGCGCTCATGGCCAAGATGACGCTGGAAGAGAAGATTGGGCAATTGAACCTGGTGTCTGTGGGGTTCACGGTGACCGGGCCGGTGGTGAGCGAGAACGTGGACGAGAACATCACCAAGGGACTGGTAGGTGGCGTGTTCAACACCTTCACGCCCATTGCCGTGCGCAAACTGCAGGAGAAGGCCCTCAACCAGAGCCGCCTCAAGATTCCGCTTATTTTTGGGTATGACGTGATCCATGGGCACCGAACCATCTTCCCCATGCCTATTGCCTTGGCCGGAAGCTGGGATTTGGCCGCCATTGAGCGCAGCGCCCGCATTGCCGGAGATGAAGCCTCTGCCGATGGCCTGAACTGGGTGTTCTCCCCAATGGTGGACATTTCTAGAGACCCGCGTTGGGGACGCATAGCTGAAAGTTCTGGCGAAGACACCTGGCTGGGCTCGCAGGTGGCCATGGCCATGGTGCGCGGCTACCAGGGCAATGACTTGGCGGCCTATAACACCGTCATGGCCTGCGTGAAGCACTTTGCGCTGTACGGCGCCGCCGAGGCGGGCCGCGATTACAACACCACAGACATGAGCGACCGCCGCATGATGGACGAGTATTTGCCGCCGTACAAAGCCGCGCTGGACGCCGGGGCAGGCAGCGTCATGACCTCGTTCAATGACATCAACGGCGTGCCCGCCACTGGTAACAAATGGCTCATGACCGATTTACTCCGGAAGCAGTGGGGCTTCAATGGCTTCGTGGTGACGGACTATACGGCCATCAATGAGATGATTCCGCATGGCATGGGCAAGAATGAGTATGACGTGGCCAAACTGGCCCTGGATGCCGGGGTGGACATGGACATGGTGGGCGAGGTGTATTTGAAGGAGCTCAACAAACTGGTAAAGGACGGCAAAGTGACTCAGGCGCAGATAGACGTGGCCTGCCGCCGCATCCTGGAGGCCAAGTACAAGCTGGGCTTGTTTGATGACCCGTACCGTTACGCCAACGAGCAGCGCGCCAAGGAGACGCTGTTGAAGAAAGAGTACCGTGACGCCGCCCGCGACATTGCCCGTCGCACACTCGTGCTCCTCAAAAACCAGAACCAGACGCTGCCCCTTAAGAAAACCGCCTCTATCGCTTTGGTAGGACCACTGGTGAAAAGCCAGATTGACCAACTGGGCAACTGGAACGGCGCCGGCGACTGGAAACAAGCCATCAGTGTGGAACAGGGCATCCGAAACGTTGCCGGACCCAATGTGCGCATCACCTACGCCAAGGGCGCCAACGTGGCAGATGACACCCTTATGATCAAGCGCCTGAACGCCCACGGCGGACAGATAGAGATTGACAAACGCTCCCCTGAGGAAATGATCAGAGAAGCCGTAGCGGCCGCCCAAAAGGCAGACGTGGTGGTGGCCGTGGTAGGGGAGACCCAGGGCATGAGCGGCGAAGCCTCCAGCCGGGCAGACATCACCCTCCCGGGCCGCCAGCTGGATTTGCTCAAGGCCCTGAAAGCCACGGGCAAGCCCTTGGTGGTGGTATTGATGAACGGCCGCCCATTGGCCTTGAAATGGGAGAACGACAACGCAGACGCCATGCTGGAAACCTGGTTTGCGGGCACCGAGGGAGGCAACGCCATCGCAGATGTGCTCTATGGAAACTACAACCCGTCGGCGAAGATCACGGCTACCTTTCCGCAGTCGGTGGGGCAGGTGCCTATCTACTACAGCCAGAAGAATACGGGCCGCCCCTACGCCGGTGACCTGCTGGACAAGTACAAATCTAGGTACCTGGACGTGCCTAATGTGCCCTTGTATCCGTTTGGCTACGGCTTGAGCTACACCACCTTCTCCTATAGTGCGCCCACGGTAAGCACGTCTACCTTGAAAGCGGGCAGCTCCCTAACAGTGACGGTGCAGGTGAAGAACACCGGTAACTATGACGGCGAAGAAGTGGTGCAGCTGTATGTGCAGGACCTAGTGGGATCGGTTTCCAGGCCGGTGAAAGAATTGAAAGGCTTCAAGAAGGTATTCCTCAAGAAAGGCGAGGCGCAGACCGTCACCTTCACGCTCTCTGAAAATGACCTCAGGTTCCATGACCTCAACATGAAATATGTGGCCGAGCCCGGGGAGTTCAAGGTATATGTGGGCACCAACTCCAGTGAGGTACAATCTATTTCCTTCACCCTGGTAAAATAG
- a CDS encoding family 43 glycosylhydrolase: protein MRAFWLVAVLLLCGVASWAQQGQQTYCNPMNLDYGYTPIPNFTESGKHRATADPVIVTYKGDYYLFSTNQWGYWWSSDMYHWNFVSKSFLKPHHKVYDDLCAPAVFVMGDTMLVFGSTHEKNFPLWMSTNPKGNEWKEAVEPFQVGAWDPAFFLDDDGRLYLYWGSSNEFPLYGIEINRKTFAPIGEKKPLIHLNHEKFGWQRFGEYLDNTFLDPFMEGAWVTKYQGKYYLQYGAPGTEFSGYADGVQVSDHPLGPFTPQPHNPFAYKPGGFVRGAGHGNTFQDKWNNWWHVSTVVVSVKNNFERRLGVWPAGFDKDGVLYSNTTFGDYPHYLPNGPADHLKSRFTGWMLLNYNKPVTVSSTLAAYAPNYAVDESIKTYWSAATGDKGEWVQTDLGALSTVRAIQLNYADQDAEFLGKQTNTYHQYKIYHSTNGKKWKLLVDKSQNKTDVPHDYIELKEPVKARYLKLENIHMPTGKFAMSGFRVFGNGMGSKPKPVNNLVVLRTQKDKRSAWLKWSQSADAYAYNIYVGIAPDKLYNCIMVHGSGEYYFKGMDKDLPYYFQIESINENGVSERSPVIESK, encoded by the coding sequence ATGAGAGCGTTCTGGTTGGTAGCGGTTTTACTTTTATGCGGCGTGGCCAGTTGGGCGCAACAGGGGCAGCAGACCTATTGCAATCCCATGAACCTGGACTACGGCTACACGCCCATCCCCAACTTCACGGAGTCGGGTAAGCACCGGGCTACCGCAGACCCTGTTATTGTTACCTACAAGGGAGATTATTACCTGTTCTCTACCAATCAGTGGGGCTACTGGTGGAGCAGTGATATGTACCACTGGAACTTCGTGTCCAAGTCTTTTCTCAAGCCGCACCACAAAGTTTATGATGACCTCTGCGCGCCCGCCGTGTTTGTGATGGGGGATACCATGCTGGTCTTCGGGTCTACGCATGAGAAGAACTTTCCGCTCTGGATGAGCACCAACCCCAAGGGCAACGAGTGGAAAGAGGCGGTGGAGCCTTTTCAGGTGGGCGCCTGGGACCCGGCGTTTTTCCTGGATGATGACGGGCGGTTGTATTTGTATTGGGGCAGCAGCAATGAGTTTCCGCTGTACGGCATTGAAATTAATAGAAAGACCTTTGCGCCCATTGGCGAGAAGAAGCCACTCATCCACCTCAACCATGAGAAGTTTGGCTGGCAGCGCTTTGGGGAGTACTTGGACAATACCTTTCTGGACCCGTTCATGGAAGGTGCCTGGGTGACCAAGTACCAGGGTAAATATTACCTGCAATATGGCGCGCCCGGCACAGAGTTCAGCGGTTACGCCGATGGGGTGCAGGTGAGTGACCATCCGTTGGGGCCGTTCACTCCGCAGCCGCACAATCCCTTTGCCTACAAGCCGGGTGGCTTTGTGCGGGGCGCCGGGCATGGCAACACGTTTCAGGACAAATGGAACAACTGGTGGCACGTGTCTACCGTGGTGGTGTCAGTGAAAAACAACTTTGAGCGGCGGCTGGGCGTGTGGCCCGCCGGGTTTGACAAAGACGGGGTGCTCTACAGCAACACCACGTTCGGGGATTACCCGCACTACCTGCCCAATGGCCCTGCAGACCATCTCAAAAGCCGGTTTACGGGTTGGATGCTCCTCAACTACAACAAGCCCGTGACAGTGTCCTCTACGCTGGCGGCCTATGCGCCCAACTACGCCGTCGATGAAAGCATCAAGACCTACTGGAGCGCCGCCACCGGAGATAAAGGCGAATGGGTTCAGACGGATTTGGGCGCCCTGAGCACCGTGCGCGCCATCCAACTCAACTACGCAGACCAGGACGCCGAATTCCTGGGCAAGCAGACCAACACCTACCATCAGTACAAAATCTACCATTCCACCAACGGCAAGAAATGGAAACTGCTGGTAGACAAAAGCCAGAACAAGACCGATGTGCCGCATGACTACATAGAACTCAAGGAGCCGGTGAAGGCCCGTTACCTCAAGCTGGAGAACATCCACATGCCCACCGGCAAGTTTGCCATGAGCGGGTTTAGGGTGTTTGGCAACGGCATGGGCAGTAAACCCAAACCAGTGAACAATCTGGTGGTCTTGCGCACCCAAAAGGACAAGCGCAGCGCCTGGCTTAAGTGGTCTCAGTCAGCAGATGCGTACGCCTACAACATTTACGTGGGCATTGCGCCAGACAAGCTCTACAACTGCATTATGGTGCACGGCAGTGGCGAGTATTACTTCAAGGGCATGGACAAAGACCTGCCGTACTACTTCCAGATTGAGTCCATCAATGAGAACGGCGTTTCTGAGCGGAGCCCGGTCATAGAGTCAAAATAG
- a CDS encoding glucoamylase family protein, whose product MKHFFALLLLCCLLSGWTMAQKKNAAKRPKNLTDEQLLDLVQKQTFKYFWDFGHPVSGMARERSNTSFDYGNEVVTTGGTGFGVMGIIVAAERGWITRQQAAERVQKIVNFLWKADMFHGVFPHWLNGETGKVIRFSPKDDGGDLVETSFLFQGLLCAKQYFTKDTPAENQLRNKIQWLWDGIEWNWHTQNNQNVLYWHWSPNNDWSMNHQIRGFNECLITYVLAASSPRFSISPQVYHQGWANSNYFRNGREYYGIKLPLGFDYGGPLFFSHYSFLGLDPRGLKDNYADYWEQNKNHTLINRAYCIDNPKKYKGYSANSWGLTASDSYRGYAAHSPTEDLGVISPTAALSAFPYTPEFSMQALKHFYNNLGDKIWGEYGFVDGFSEHHNWYADSYLAIDQGPIIVMIENYRTGLLWKLFMSNKDVQGGLKKLGFQSSHLTTEATK is encoded by the coding sequence ATGAAGCACTTCTTCGCTCTCCTTCTCCTTTGTTGCCTGCTTTCTGGTTGGACCATGGCCCAGAAGAAAAACGCGGCCAAGCGTCCCAAAAACCTCACAGACGAGCAGCTCCTGGACCTGGTGCAAAAACAAACCTTCAAATACTTTTGGGACTTCGGTCACCCGGTGAGCGGCATGGCCCGCGAGCGCAGCAACACCTCGTTTGACTATGGCAATGAGGTAGTGACCACGGGAGGCACGGGCTTTGGCGTCATGGGAATCATAGTAGCCGCCGAGCGCGGTTGGATTACCCGTCAACAAGCCGCCGAACGCGTACAGAAGATTGTCAATTTCCTCTGGAAGGCAGACATGTTCCATGGGGTTTTCCCGCATTGGCTCAACGGCGAGACGGGCAAGGTGATCCGGTTCAGCCCCAAAGACGACGGCGGCGATCTGGTAGAAACCTCTTTCCTGTTTCAGGGCCTGCTCTGCGCTAAACAGTATTTCACCAAAGACACGCCCGCCGAGAACCAGCTGCGCAACAAGATACAGTGGCTCTGGGACGGCATTGAGTGGAACTGGCACACCCAGAACAACCAGAACGTGTTGTACTGGCACTGGAGCCCCAACAACGACTGGAGCATGAATCACCAGATAAGAGGCTTCAATGAGTGTTTAATTACCTATGTGCTGGCCGCTTCTTCGCCGCGCTTCTCCATCAGTCCGCAGGTGTACCACCAGGGCTGGGCCAATAGCAACTACTTCCGCAACGGGCGGGAATATTACGGTATAAAGCTGCCGCTAGGCTTTGACTACGGCGGGCCGCTGTTCTTCTCCCATTACTCTTTTCTGGGATTGGACCCACGCGGCCTTAAAGACAATTACGCAGACTACTGGGAGCAGAACAAAAACCACACGCTCATCAATCGGGCCTACTGTATAGACAACCCCAAGAAATACAAAGGCTACAGCGCCAACAGCTGGGGCTTAACGGCCTCAGACAGCTACCGCGGTTACGCCGCCCATTCACCCACTGAGGATTTGGGCGTAATCTCGCCCACGGCGGCGCTGTCTGCGTTCCCGTACACGCCAGAGTTTTCTATGCAGGCGCTCAAGCATTTCTATAACAACCTTGGTGACAAGATATGGGGCGAATACGGCTTTGTGGACGGCTTCAGTGAGCACCATAACTGGTATGCAGACTCTTACCTGGCCATTGACCAGGGCCCAATCATTGTTATGATTGAGAATTACCGCACCGGCCTGCTCTGGAAACTTTTCATGAGCAACAAAGATGTGCAGGGTGGCCTTAAGAAACTGGGTTTTCAAAGTAGTCACCTGACCACAGAAGCCACCAAATGA
- a CDS encoding Ig-like domain-containing protein — translation MKHLFNNWRSLLVLVALFSFTACSDDEDDNPTKFELKSLMAGTVDLNTATAATNVPTNAAIKATFSVPVNATSATNTNITLKKQGDTNAVPATVTTSGMEVTLTPSAPLVAGTTYTLSMGALTAADGQTMAAMTKTFTTAGTAPLPGVIAHWSFDGNANDQVGAFSAPASGVVAITYGEDRKGQAGKAAVFNGTTSIIEIPNGEQLLNSSNFTLSFWMKATSAGQVDGSGNPKAHFVMGLGAFHGLAFELGADYNTAKVVARYEWGNGTTSPGDFFFNGDGMTGTSGGWEAIEVEKNLTAAGGMAALVKDKWAHIAVVFNGTAKTRSLYVNGVLMERDNFMLLPSASIERTMKGLKYDANPEVENKFAFGFNQSRGGTLWASEPWGGYNQTTANHFRGSLDEVRIFHTALTDAEVLAMYNAEK, via the coding sequence ATGAAACACTTATTTAACAATTGGAGAAGCCTGCTGGTACTAGTGGCGCTTTTTTCATTCACGGCCTGTAGTGATGACGAGGATGACAACCCAACCAAGTTTGAGTTAAAGTCTCTGATGGCAGGCACCGTTGACTTGAATACGGCTACGGCCGCCACCAACGTGCCCACCAACGCTGCCATCAAAGCCACGTTCTCGGTGCCGGTTAATGCTACTAGTGCCACCAATACTAACATCACGCTTAAAAAGCAAGGAGACACCAATGCAGTGCCAGCTACTGTAACCACTAGCGGCATGGAAGTGACCCTAACACCAAGCGCTCCTTTGGTTGCCGGCACCACTTACACCTTGAGCATGGGGGCTTTGACTGCCGCTGACGGCCAGACCATGGCAGCTATGACCAAGACGTTTACTACCGCTGGCACTGCGCCATTGCCGGGTGTGATTGCACATTGGTCTTTTGACGGCAACGCCAATGACCAGGTAGGCGCTTTCTCTGCACCAGCTAGTGGTGTGGTAGCCATCACCTACGGCGAAGACCGCAAAGGTCAAGCGGGTAAAGCCGCCGTGTTTAACGGAACCACTTCTATCATTGAAATCCCTAACGGTGAGCAACTGTTGAACTCCAGCAACTTTACCTTAAGCTTCTGGATGAAAGCCACGTCTGCCGGTCAGGTAGACGGTAGCGGCAATCCTAAGGCACACTTTGTGATGGGCTTAGGTGCCTTCCATGGCCTTGCCTTTGAACTGGGTGCAGACTACAACACCGCCAAAGTGGTAGCCCGCTATGAGTGGGGCAACGGTACTACCAGCCCAGGAGACTTCTTCTTTAATGGAGATGGCATGACAGGTACTTCTGGTGGCTGGGAAGCCATTGAGGTGGAGAAAAACCTGACCGCTGCTGGTGGCATGGCAGCCCTTGTGAAAGACAAATGGGCACACATAGCCGTTGTGTTCAACGGTACGGCTAAAACCAGATCACTGTATGTGAACGGTGTATTGATGGAGAGAGACAACTTCATGCTGTTACCTAGTGCCTCTATTGAAAGAACTATGAAAGGTTTGAAGTATGATGCCAACCCAGAAGTAGAAAACAAATTCGCGTTTGGTTTTAACCAGTCACGCGGTGGTACGCTTTGGGCCTCTGAGCCTTGGGGCGGCTACAACCAAACCACGGCGAACCACTTTAGAGGTAGCCTGGACGAGGTTCGTATCTTCCATACTGCCTTGACAGACGCCGAAGTGTTGGCCATGTACAACGCAGAGAAATAA
- a CDS encoding glucoamylase family protein, with protein sequence MKRPTPIFFFLMTLLWLGVASSCKEKEESTPEPQPAAPSSTVEDKKLLDEVQKSTFNYFWDFAHPTSGLARERTTSGDLVTSGGSGFGIQAIVVGTHRGFITRAQAVDRLLKICNFLAAADRFHGVWPHWLSGSTGDVIAFSPKDNGGDVIETAYLVNGLLTARAYYNSSDSKEVELRTKITQLWETVEWDWYASRGDNKLYWHWSPNYGWEMNMPIQGWNEGLIAYVLALSSPTHAIPSTVYQNSWIGNGGFWNGSTYEGYKLNLGPEYGGPLFFAHYSFISLDPRQLQDQYTNYWQQNVKHTLINRSYSINTAPKKYGYFASLWGLTASDTYNGYTAHSPTNDNGTISPTAALSSFPYTPYFSMQVLRHLYTSLKAVMIGEYGPYDAYNKERNWVGRQYLAIDQGPIVTMIENYRSGLLWSLFTNLPEIQAGLAKAGIQKPVYETGFALAVLDVQSNLLDLLKHPDADAYQIEVAVNNAPGLTLQVEKGDGTVVETIWTNETKATGLHTVNFGKALPPGTYRLRLKNASVNKELVVFLH encoded by the coding sequence ATGAAGAGACCAACACCTATATTTTTCTTTTTGATGACCCTGCTGTGGTTGGGTGTGGCTTCTTCATGTAAAGAAAAGGAAGAATCTACCCCAGAACCACAGCCAGCGGCGCCATCTTCCACGGTAGAGGATAAGAAGCTCCTAGATGAGGTGCAGAAAAGCACCTTCAACTACTTCTGGGATTTTGCCCACCCTACCTCTGGCCTGGCGCGGGAACGTACCACGTCTGGTGACTTGGTGACCAGCGGAGGCTCAGGTTTTGGCATTCAGGCCATTGTGGTGGGTACGCACAGAGGATTCATTACCCGCGCCCAGGCCGTGGACAGATTACTCAAGATATGCAATTTCCTAGCTGCGGCAGATCGGTTTCACGGTGTTTGGCCCCATTGGCTGAGCGGCAGCACCGGTGACGTGATTGCCTTCAGCCCCAAAGACAATGGTGGAGACGTGATTGAGACCGCTTACCTGGTGAACGGACTGCTCACGGCCAGAGCGTATTACAATAGCTCAGATTCTAAAGAAGTAGAGCTCCGCACCAAAATCACGCAACTCTGGGAGACCGTGGAGTGGGACTGGTATGCCTCTAGAGGGGATAACAAACTGTACTGGCACTGGAGCCCTAACTACGGCTGGGAGATGAACATGCCCATCCAAGGTTGGAACGAGGGCCTGATTGCCTACGTGTTGGCCTTGTCTTCACCCACACACGCCATTCCTTCTACCGTGTACCAAAACTCTTGGATTGGCAACGGTGGTTTCTGGAACGGCAGCACCTATGAGGGCTATAAACTTAACCTGGGACCGGAGTATGGAGGGCCATTGTTCTTCGCGCATTACTCATTCATCAGTTTAGACCCGCGGCAACTACAAGACCAATACACCAACTATTGGCAGCAGAACGTCAAGCACACCTTGATCAACCGGTCTTACAGCATCAATACTGCCCCCAAGAAGTACGGTTACTTTGCCAGCCTGTGGGGCTTGACGGCCTCTGACACCTATAACGGGTATACCGCGCACAGCCCTACCAATGACAACGGGACCATTTCGCCCACGGCGGCGCTTTCTTCTTTCCCTTACACGCCTTACTTCTCTATGCAGGTGCTGCGCCATCTGTACACCAGCCTGAAGGCCGTGATGATAGGAGAGTATGGCCCGTATGACGCTTACAACAAGGAAAGAAATTGGGTAGGTCGGCAGTATTTGGCTATTGACCAAGGGCCCATTGTCACCATGATTGAGAACTACCGCAGCGGATTACTTTGGTCCCTGTTCACCAATTTGCCCGAGATTCAGGCAGGCTTAGCCAAGGCCGGTATTCAGAAGCCAGTGTATGAGACAGGTTTTGCGTTGGCGGTGCTGGATGTGCAGTCCAATCTGCTGGACTTGCTCAAGCACCCAGACGCAGACGCCTACCAGATAGAAGTAGCGGTCAACAATGCACCCGGCTTGACGCTGCAAGTGGAGAAAGGGGACGGCACCGTGGTGGAAACCATCTGGACCAATGAAACCAAAGCCACAGGTCTGCACACCGTCAACTTCGGGAAGGCGCTGCCCCCGGGCACGTATAGATTGCGCCTAAAGAATGCTTCTGTAAACAAAGAACTGGTCGTGTTCCTGCATTAA
- a CDS encoding RagB/SusD family nutrient uptake outer membrane protein — MNRLYKYTTACLLWVLAVSTSCDDFLDRQPQGRYTTENYPAGGLTQYVYGMYSDLRAWGVHAFAFVGITSITSDDADKGSTPADAPDQLALDNFNILPTNGLTSDFYTSHFSAISKCNLVLQQAEERKNDISPADYSTSQAEARFVRGYLYFNLVRTYGRVPIIEKVLAQGDNFNIPQSSQAQVYSFIEQDLQFASVNLPPSWGSEFIGRPTKYAAQGMLAKVYLYQKKWGSALAEAKAVMASGMFDLSTPYNQIFTEAKENSKESLFEIQAIHNTVHQFGTQYAEVQGVRGSGDFDFGWGFNTPSQQLVDAYEPGDPRKEATILFRGETTPYGEVIPASVPNERYNQKVYTDPKVRAEANNKHGLWVNIRILRYADVVLMAAEAANELGGVANTDEALMYLEMVRARARGSNAAVLPRITERNQAALRDIIRHERRVEFAMEHERFFDLVRWGIAADVLHAAGKTGFVASKHELMPIPQGEIDKSAGVLTQNPGY; from the coding sequence ATGAACCGTCTATATAAATATACCACTGCTTGTCTATTATGGGTTTTGGCTGTGAGCACCTCCTGTGATGACTTCCTGGACAGACAGCCGCAAGGGCGTTATACTACAGAAAACTATCCGGCGGGCGGCTTGACGCAGTATGTGTATGGCATGTACTCAGACCTTCGGGCGTGGGGCGTGCATGCGTTTGCCTTTGTAGGGATTACCAGCATCACGTCAGATGACGCAGACAAGGGAAGTACGCCGGCAGATGCCCCAGACCAGCTGGCGCTGGACAACTTTAATATCCTGCCAACCAACGGTCTTACCTCAGATTTTTACACCTCACATTTTTCTGCGATCAGTAAGTGTAATCTGGTGTTGCAGCAGGCCGAGGAGCGCAAAAATGACATCAGTCCGGCAGATTATAGTACCTCACAAGCAGAGGCGCGGTTTGTAAGAGGCTACTTGTACTTTAATTTAGTAAGAACCTACGGCCGCGTGCCCATCATTGAAAAGGTGCTGGCCCAAGGTGACAACTTTAACATTCCGCAGTCTTCACAGGCGCAGGTGTACAGTTTCATTGAGCAGGATCTTCAGTTTGCCTCTGTGAACCTGCCTCCAAGCTGGGGTTCTGAGTTTATAGGCCGCCCTACCAAATATGCTGCCCAAGGCATGCTGGCCAAAGTCTACCTATACCAGAAGAAGTGGGGCAGCGCGCTGGCCGAAGCCAAAGCCGTGATGGCTTCTGGCATGTTTGACCTGAGCACGCCGTACAATCAAATCTTTACCGAGGCCAAGGAGAACAGCAAAGAGTCCCTATTTGAGATACAGGCCATCCACAACACTGTCCATCAGTTTGGCACCCAATACGCCGAGGTGCAAGGCGTGAGAGGATCTGGAGACTTTGACTTTGGCTGGGGCTTCAACACGCCATCACAGCAATTGGTAGATGCCTATGAGCCTGGTGACCCCAGAAAAGAAGCTACCATCTTGTTCAGAGGTGAGACCACGCCCTACGGCGAGGTGATTCCGGCATCGGTGCCCAATGAGCGCTACAACCAAAAAGTGTACACAGATCCTAAGGTAAGGGCCGAAGCCAACAACAAGCATGGCCTTTGGGTGAACATCAGAATTCTGCGCTACGCAGACGTGGTCTTGATGGCCGCCGAGGCCGCAAATGAACTGGGTGGTGTCGCAAACACAGATGAAGCCCTTATGTATCTGGAGATGGTGCGTGCCCGCGCCCGCGGAAGCAACGCCGCTGTTCTGCCTAGGATTACGGAACGCAACCAAGCTGCGTTAAGAGACATTATCCGGCACGAGCGCCGGGTGGAATTTGCGATGGAGCATGAGCGCTTCTTTGACCTGGTGCGCTGGGGAATTGCCGCCGATGTGCTGCACGCGGCCGGCAAAACAGGATTTGTGGCCAGTAAGCATGAATTGATGCCTATTCCGCAGGGCGAGATTGACAAGTCTGCCGGCGTGCTTACTCAGAACCCAGGCTACTAA